A stretch of the Poseidonibacter parvus genome encodes the following:
- a CDS encoding sensor histidine kinase: MKKLILITILFTTFLFANSSILIINSYHKGYEWSDSIIKGIEKTLYSHPSIDMNILYMDSKRISTSEYFQSLKDLYKVQLENRKYDLVITVDRFAYDFVVKNYNEFFKDELILSVGIENFNKQRLKKYNLENKVSALLEKRDLKANVKLIETIIPSIKKLYVINDKSENAKHTEPLIKNLFDGFKGRYELIYLRENSLKDLEKRFSKFQENTALLFVRFYKNSNGVLNKNQEIAKFIKDAKVPIFITDSIFNKKGAIGGKIVELEKFGKTSGQMALDILEDKKQIIKVSKDFSYVFDALKLDSFTLSINQVKEDYEIVNKRVTFFDKNRGFINFVFTISPFLILLIIGLFHNIYLRIHSQKKLKQRIEFDTVLLNAIESPIFWEDDKGIIVDSNLKFCNFINMNAKEIYGRKLSDLRNTNSSLLVNILKRFNINKEENNQFKFKTAKNEVGTFFIKQAQYCDNKTKKSGVVTILTDITKEKEIEKEKKKNEEFVIQQSKLAEVGEIFSSIAHQWKSPLVEITTIAQESFYNSNSSLNEDESYVKDIMTQVNYMTKTINDFQEFIIPFNEKKVFNILEAVNSMLEIVNHNIKYNYIKIKIDVKENTNLNVNGFRNEFMQSFLNIINNAKDELLKNDIKNRYINISIYNEEKNIIIKINDNAGGIKNEDIHKVFKAYYSTKKNGHGIGLYMAKMIIKDKMNGKLSVKNLENGASFKIILENV; the protein is encoded by the coding sequence ATGAAAAAACTTATTTTAATCACAATTCTTTTTACAACTTTTCTTTTTGCAAACTCATCAATTTTAATTATAAACTCTTATCATAAAGGTTATGAATGGAGTGATAGTATAATCAAAGGTATTGAAAAAACTTTATATTCACATCCTAGTATTGATATGAATATTTTATATATGGATTCAAAGAGAATATCCACTTCTGAATATTTTCAAAGCTTAAAAGATTTATATAAAGTTCAATTAGAAAATAGAAAATATGATTTAGTAATAACTGTGGATAGGTTTGCTTATGATTTTGTTGTTAAAAATTATAATGAATTTTTTAAAGATGAACTTATTTTAAGCGTTGGAATAGAGAATTTTAATAAGCAAAGACTTAAAAAATATAATCTTGAAAATAAAGTTTCAGCTTTATTAGAAAAAAGAGATTTAAAAGCAAATGTAAAACTAATAGAAACAATTATACCTTCAATAAAAAAACTCTATGTAATAAATGATAAAAGTGAAAATGCAAAACATACAGAACCTTTGATAAAAAATCTTTTTGATGGCTTTAAAGGCAGATATGAACTTATTTATTTAAGAGAAAATAGCTTAAAAGATTTAGAAAAAAGATTCTCAAAGTTTCAAGAGAATACGGCTTTATTATTTGTAAGGTTTTATAAGAATAGTAATGGAGTTTTAAATAAAAATCAAGAAATAGCAAAGTTTATAAAAGATGCAAAAGTTCCAATTTTTATAACTGATTCAATCTTTAATAAAAAAGGTGCAATTGGTGGAAAAATAGTAGAACTTGAAAAGTTTGGAAAAACATCAGGACAAATGGCTCTAGATATTTTAGAAGATAAAAAACAAATAATCAAAGTTTCAAAGGACTTTTCTTATGTTTTCGATGCTTTAAAATTAGATAGTTTTACTTTATCAATTAACCAAGTTAAAGAAGATTATGAAATTGTAAATAAAAGAGTAACTTTTTTTGATAAAAATAGAGGTTTTATAAACTTTGTTTTCACTATTTCACCTTTTTTAATTTTATTAATTATTGGTTTATTTCACAACATTTATTTAAGAATCCATAGTCAAAAAAAATTAAAGCAAAGAATTGAGTTTGATACAGTTTTATTAAATGCAATTGAAAGCCCTATATTTTGGGAAGATGATAAAGGAATAATTGTTGATTCAAACTTAAAATTTTGTAATTTTATAAATATGAATGCAAAAGAAATATATGGACGAAAATTAAGTGATTTAAGAAATACTAATAGTAGTTTATTAGTAAATATTTTAAAAAGATTTAATATAAATAAAGAAGAAAATAATCAGTTTAAATTTAAAACTGCAAAAAATGAAGTAGGAACATTTTTTATTAAACAAGCCCAGTATTGTGATAATAAAACCAAAAAAAGTGGTGTGGTTACAATTCTTACGGATATTACAAAAGAAAAAGAAATAGAAAAAGAGAAGAAAAAAAATGAAGAGTTTGTAATACAACAATCAAAACTTGCAGAAGTTGGAGAAATTTTTTCATCAATTGCACATCAATGGAAATCTCCATTAGTGGAAATTACAACAATTGCACAAGAAAGTTTTTATAATTCAAATAGCAGTTTAAATGAAGATGAATCATACGTAAAAGATATAATGACGCAAGTAAATTATATGACAAAAACAATAAATGATTTTCAAGAGTTTATAATTCCATTTAATGAAAAAAAAGTATTTAATATTTTGGAAGCTGTAAATTCTATGTTAGAAATTGTAAATCATAATATTAAATACAATTATATTAAAATAAAAATTGATGTAAAAGAGAATACAAACTTAAATGTAAATGGTTTTAGAAATGAGTTTATGCAGTCTTTTTTAAATATTATAAATAATGCAAAAGATGAATTATTAAAAAATGATATTAAAAATAGATATATTAATATTTCTATTTACAATGAAGAAAAGAATATCATTATAAAAATAAATGACAATGCAGGTGGAATAAAAAATGAAGATATTCATAAAGTATTTAAAGCATACTACTCAACAAAGAAAAATGGACATGGAATTGGTTTATATATGGCAAAAATGATAATAAAAGATAAAATGAATGGAAAATTAAGTGTGAAAAATTTAGAAAATGGCGCATCATTTAAAATTATCTTGGAGAATGTTTAG
- a CDS encoding response regulator transcription factor — translation MKVLVLEDNERLLNVIKSALVKENYVVDTFTDGDDALNALENGYNCFILDINVPNIDGISLLELLRINHKDTPVIIISSNHDFEKIQKSYDLGCDDYIKKPFFILELVQKVKKFCKLQKKFLEFSSDYKYDFINHILYKENKEIELTKKEILFLELFSKNLHHIATYEELEEYVWEGENTNLVNIRAMIKRLRKKIPYESVVIVKGMGYSLSKDTKLV, via the coding sequence GTGAAAGTATTAGTTTTAGAAGATAATGAAAGACTATTAAATGTAATAAAATCTGCACTGGTAAAAGAAAACTATGTAGTTGATACTTTTACAGATGGTGATGATGCTCTTAACGCTTTAGAAAATGGATATAACTGTTTTATTTTAGATATTAATGTCCCAAATATTGATGGAATATCTTTGTTAGAATTATTAAGAATTAATCATAAAGATACACCTGTAATTATTATAAGTTCAAACCATGATTTTGAAAAAATACAAAAATCTTATGATTTAGGTTGTGATGATTATATTAAAAAACCTTTTTTTATTTTAGAATTAGTGCAAAAAGTAAAAAAATTTTGTAAACTTCAAAAAAAGTTTCTAGAATTTAGTAGTGATTATAAATATGATTTTATTAACCATATTTTATATAAAGAGAATAAAGAAATTGAATTAACAAAAAAAGAGATTTTATTTTTAGAGTTATTCTCAAAAAACTTACACCATATAGCTACTTATGAAGAATTAGAAGAGTATGTGTGGGAAGGTGAAAATACAAATCTTGTAAATATAAGAGCAATGATAAAAAGGCTTAGAAAAAAAATTCCTTATGAATCAGTAGTAATTGTAAAAGGTATGGGATATTCACTTTCTAAGGATACAAAATTAGTTTAA
- the trxB gene encoding thioredoxin-disulfide reductase: MLDLAIIGGGPAGLTAGLYTTRGGLNNVTMFEMGMPGGQITTSSEVENYPGQKEIVTGMALMEDWPEQCKRFGLKHEMNQVMSVTKNDGVFTLKTADGKTQEAKSVLLATGSVPRRAGFKGEDQLFGKGVSTCATCDGFFYKGKEVAVIGGGDTALEEAVYLSKMCSKVYVIHRRDTYRAAPSTIEHMKNADNIEEVTNVDIDEVYGDNMGVTGIKVKSKITGEIRDIPVPGVFVFVGRDVLNDSLKQEDGSFLCETNDAGEIVVDLKMRTNVEGLYAAGDVRIDASKQVVCAAGDGATAAVNIIEYLG; this comes from the coding sequence ATGTTAGATTTAGCGATTATTGGTGGAGGACCTGCAGGACTTACTGCTGGTTTATATACAACAAGAGGTGGTTTAAACAACGTTACTATGTTTGAAATGGGAATGCCAGGTGGTCAAATTACTACTTCATCTGAAGTAGAAAATTATCCAGGACAAAAAGAAATTGTAACAGGTATGGCTTTAATGGAAGATTGGCCTGAACAATGTAAAAGATTTGGTTTAAAACATGAAATGAACCAAGTTATGTCTGTTACAAAAAACGATGGTGTTTTTACACTTAAAACAGCTGATGGAAAAACTCAAGAAGCAAAATCTGTATTATTAGCAACGGGTTCTGTTCCTAGACGTGCAGGATTTAAAGGTGAAGACCAATTATTTGGAAAAGGTGTTTCTACTTGTGCAACTTGTGATGGTTTTTTCTATAAAGGTAAAGAGGTTGCTGTAATTGGTGGTGGAGATACTGCCTTAGAAGAAGCAGTTTACCTTTCAAAAATGTGTTCAAAAGTATATGTTATTCACAGACGTGATACATACAGAGCAGCACCTTCAACTATTGAACATATGAAAAATGCAGATAATATAGAAGAAGTAACAAATGTAGATATTGATGAGGTTTATGGTGATAATATGGGTGTAACTGGTATTAAAGTTAAATCTAAAATCACAGGAGAAATCAGAGATATTCCAGTTCCTGGTGTATTTGTTTTTGTTGGACGTGATGTATTAAATGATTCTTTAAAACAAGAAGATGGCTCTTTTTTATGTGAAACAAACGACGCTGGTGAAATTGTTGTTGATTTAAAAATGAGAACTAATGTTGAAGGTTTATATGCAGCTGGTGATGTTAGAATTGATGCTTCAAAACAAGTAGTTTGTGCTGCTGGTGATGGTGCAACAGCAGCAGTTAATATTATTGAGTATTTAGGATAA
- the dapB gene encoding 4-hydroxy-tetrahydrodipicolinate reductase, with translation MIKVGILGSTGRVGSLLIDDLENDEYARVGAVHVFDKLKKQLPEDTVVTNDMKVLFDSSDVVIDFSAPAATEALLTEVVENGARKPLVIATTGFTKHQQNLLFEASKLVPILYATNMSLGVAVLNKLVALASKTLSDFDIEIVEQHHKHKVDSPSGTALTLAEHAADARGLDLDKVRVSGRDGQIGARTKDEIAVMALRGGDIVGRHTVGLYNDGEFLELNHTATARNTFSKGAIKVAKWIIGKEPKLYSINDALGL, from the coding sequence ATGATTAAAGTTGGAATTTTAGGAAGTACAGGAAGAGTTGGATCTTTATTAATTGATGATTTAGAGAATGACGAATATGCAAGAGTTGGTGCAGTTCATGTTTTTGATAAATTAAAAAAACAATTACCAGAAGATACAGTTGTAACTAATGATATGAAAGTATTATTTGATTCTTCTGATGTAGTTATTGATTTTAGTGCACCAGCTGCAACTGAAGCTTTATTAACTGAAGTTGTTGAAAATGGTGCTAGAAAACCTTTAGTAATTGCAACTACTGGATTTACTAAACACCAACAAAATCTATTATTTGAAGCAAGTAAATTAGTACCTATTTTATATGCTACAAATATGAGTTTAGGAGTTGCTGTTTTAAATAAATTAGTTGCACTTGCTTCTAAAACTTTAAGTGATTTTGATATTGAAATTGTTGAACAACATCATAAACATAAAGTTGATTCACCTTCAGGAACTGCTTTAACACTTGCTGAACATGCAGCTGATGCTAGAGGTTTAGATTTAGATAAAGTTAGAGTTTCAGGAAGAGATGGTCAAATTGGTGCAAGAACTAAAGATGAAATTGCAGTAATGGCTTTAAGAGGTGGAGATATTGTAGGTCGACATACAGTTGGTTTATATAATGATGGTGAATTCTTAGAATTAAATCATACAGCAACAGCTAGAAATACTTTTTCAAAAGGTGCTATAAAAGTTGCAAAATGGATTATTGGAAAAGAACCAAAACTTTACTCAATCAATGACGCTTTAGGTTTATAA
- the purF gene encoding amidophosphoribosyltransferase yields the protein MCAIVGIYGNDNAARLASLALFAMQHRGQEATGISSSCDGKIHTIKNRGLVSDVFKESALKILKGNMAIGHNRYSTAGGDSILDAQPVFAKYKLGEISIVHNGNLINKDEVRKDLIDKGAIFQTGMDTENLIHLIAKNTKDRLRDRIKEALQRTVGAYCFIVQSRSKQFVIRDKYGIRPLSLGKLKSGGYIVASETCAFDLVDATFVRDVKPGEMLIFSEDYDEPESIQLFEPEFRPCAFEYVYFARPDSEIDGKNVYTTREHMGKALALNDKASTVKYDMVVPVPDSGVPAALGYAAQSGVPFEYGIIRNHYVGRTFIEPTQEMRSMKVKMKLSPMKSLIAGKSLLVIDDSIVRGTTSKRIVRMLKDAGAKEVHFRVASPEIKFPCYYGIDTPNKEELISNNMTKDEVCKYIEADSLEYLSVDDLVNAIGGDRNYALESFDGDYFVK from the coding sequence ATGTGCGCAATAGTTGGAATTTACGGGAATGATAATGCTGCAAGACTTGCATCTCTTGCATTGTTTGCAATGCAACATAGAGGTCAAGAAGCTACTGGTATTTCTTCTTCGTGTGATGGAAAAATTCATACGATTAAAAATAGAGGTTTAGTATCAGATGTATTTAAAGAGTCTGCACTTAAAATTCTTAAAGGGAATATGGCTATTGGGCATAATAGATACTCAACTGCTGGTGGAGATTCTATTTTAGATGCTCAACCTGTATTTGCTAAGTATAAATTAGGTGAAATATCTATTGTTCATAATGGTAACCTAATCAACAAAGATGAAGTTAGAAAAGATTTAATTGATAAAGGTGCCATTTTTCAAACAGGAATGGATACTGAAAACTTAATTCATTTAATTGCTAAGAACACTAAAGATAGATTAAGAGATAGAATTAAAGAAGCACTACAAAGAACAGTTGGAGCTTATTGTTTTATTGTTCAATCAAGATCAAAACAGTTTGTAATTAGAGATAAATATGGAATTAGACCATTATCTTTAGGAAAATTAAAATCAGGTGGTTATATAGTTGCTTCTGAAACTTGTGCTTTTGATTTAGTTGATGCAACTTTTGTAAGAGATGTTAAGCCTGGAGAGATGTTAATTTTTAGTGAAGATTATGATGAGCCTGAATCAATTCAATTATTTGAACCAGAATTTAGACCTTGTGCTTTTGAATATGTATATTTTGCGCGACCAGATTCAGAAATAGATGGAAAAAATGTATATACAACAAGAGAACATATGGGTAAAGCCTTAGCATTAAATGATAAAGCTTCAACTGTAAAATATGATATGGTTGTACCTGTTCCAGATTCAGGAGTTCCAGCAGCTCTTGGTTATGCAGCACAAAGTGGTGTACCTTTTGAATACGGAATAATTAGAAATCATTATGTTGGAAGAACATTTATTGAACCAACTCAAGAAATGAGAAGCATGAAAGTTAAAATGAAACTTTCACCTATGAAATCATTAATTGCAGGTAAATCTTTACTTGTAATTGATGATTCAATAGTAAGGGGTACTACTTCTAAGAGAATTGTAAGAATGCTTAAAGATGCGGGAGCAAAAGAAGTACACTTTAGAGTTGCTTCTCCTGAGATTAAATTCCCTTGTTATTATGGTATTGATACACCTAATAAAGAAGAATTAATTTCTAATAACATGACTAAAGATGAAGTTTGTAAATATATTGAAGCTGATTCTTTAGAATACTTATCAGTTGATGATTTAGTTAATGCAATTGGTGGTGATAGGAATTATGCCTTAGAGAGTTTTGATGGAGATTACTTCGTTAAATAA
- a CDS encoding bifunctional GNAT family N-acetyltransferase/carbon-nitrogen hydrolase family protein, with protein sequence MDNIDKIELIYLKVEDHKNIEILMNDEYKHLDDSSWSLEEFTTLLNKFPKGQVGIKIDGELAGFALSIVVDYDKYDDSHTYKEITANYTFDTHDDEGDTLYGVDVFVSKKYRGLRLGRRLYEFRQELCEELNLRGIIFGGRLPNYKKYSDTLTPKEYISKVRAREIYDPVLNFQLSNDFYVKRVLKNYLEGDVESCEYASLLAWDNIYYAKPSKAPMQQKTVIRLGLIQWQVRLYKNIEEVFEQAEYFVDAVSNYRSDFALFPEFFNAPLMAAFNHLGEAEAIRELAKFTPKFKEEFSRLAIAYNINIITGSMPQLVDGDLYNVGFLCRRDGSIEKYAKMHVTPDEKKVWGLKGANEVKTFDTDCGKIGVLICYDSEFPELGRMLAKDGMDILFVPFLTDTQNGYSRVRFCSQARAIENECYVAIAGCVGNLPKVSNMDIQYAQSAVFTPCDFAFPANGIKAESTPNTEMILIADVDLELLKQLHSIGSVTNLKDRRTDVYEIELKK encoded by the coding sequence ATGGATAATATAGATAAGATAGAACTGATTTATCTTAAAGTTGAAGATCACAAAAACATAGAAATTTTAATGAATGATGAGTATAAACATTTAGATGATTCATCATGGAGTCTTGAAGAGTTTACTACTTTATTAAACAAATTCCCAAAAGGTCAAGTTGGTATTAAAATTGATGGCGAACTAGCAGGTTTTGCACTTAGTATTGTTGTTGATTATGATAAATATGATGATTCTCATACATATAAAGAAATTACAGCAAATTATACTTTTGATACTCATGATGATGAAGGTGATACACTTTATGGTGTTGATGTATTTGTTAGTAAAAAATATAGAGGATTAAGACTTGGAAGAAGACTTTATGAATTTAGACAAGAGCTTTGTGAAGAGCTAAACTTAAGAGGTATAATTTTTGGTGGAAGGTTACCAAATTATAAAAAATATTCTGATACTTTAACTCCAAAAGAGTATATTTCAAAAGTTAGAGCAAGAGAAATTTATGACCCAGTTTTAAATTTTCAACTTTCAAATGATTTTTATGTAAAAAGAGTTTTAAAGAATTACCTTGAAGGTGATGTTGAAAGCTGTGAATATGCATCATTATTAGCATGGGATAATATATATTATGCAAAGCCTTCAAAAGCTCCAATGCAACAAAAAACTGTAATTAGATTAGGTCTTATACAATGGCAAGTGCGTTTATATAAAAATATTGAAGAAGTTTTTGAGCAAGCTGAATATTTCGTAGATGCAGTATCAAATTATAGAAGTGATTTCGCCTTATTCCCTGAATTTTTTAATGCTCCATTAATGGCTGCATTTAATCATTTAGGCGAAGCAGAAGCTATTAGAGAATTAGCTAAATTTACTCCAAAATTTAAAGAAGAATTCTCAAGATTAGCTATTGCTTATAATATAAATATTATTACAGGAAGTATGCCCCAGTTAGTTGATGGTGACCTTTATAATGTTGGTTTTTTATGTAGACGTGATGGTTCAATTGAAAAGTATGCAAAAATGCATGTAACTCCTGATGAGAAAAAAGTTTGGGGATTAAAAGGTGCAAATGAAGTAAAAACATTTGATACAGATTGTGGGAAAATCGGGGTACTTATTTGTTATGATAGCGAGTTTCCTGAACTAGGAAGAATGCTAGCAAAAGATGGAATGGATATATTATTTGTTCCATTTTTAACTGATACACAAAATGGTTATTCAAGAGTAAGATTTTGTTCACAAGCAAGAGCTATTGAAAACGAATGTTATGTGGCAATTGCAGGTTGTGTAGGAAATTTACCAAAAGTTAGTAATATGGATATTCAATATGCACAATCAGCTGTATTTACACCATGTGATTTCGCATTTCCTGCAAATGGAATAAAAGCAGAATCTACTCCAAATACTGAAATGATTTTAATTGCAGATGTAGATTTAGAATTGTTAAAACAGTTACATAGTATTGGAAGTGTGACTAACTTAAAAGATAGAAGAACAGATGTATACGAAATAGAATTAAAAAAATAA
- a CDS encoding LysR family transcriptional regulator, with translation MLTDFAKLETFLTVVREKSFSKASAKLGISQPAVTQQMKFIEDYLDVQVVDRKKNGIRLTKEGQMLYSIAIKIEKCVANGEKELLKIMNKDVTFVFGASFIIGNYILPRFLNNLKENINNEVSINVSVSHEAIEDLLDKKIDMALVENYVSNDDIIYREWMEDEIVIFSNQQLPARAKAEDLLSYKWVCRNPESNTRAIFKENLDKANFPDCDTFDVTSEVTSATTIVQTVLHSDKSLTPTVSIVSRNAIESLLKSGALYESRINNQKMVRKLYIAYRKDRKHDAFIDNVVDYLLKIK, from the coding sequence ATGCTAACAGATTTTGCAAAATTAGAGACTTTTCTTACAGTGGTGAGAGAAAAATCTTTTTCAAAAGCTTCGGCAAAACTTGGTATTTCACAACCTGCTGTAACACAACAAATGAAATTTATTGAAGACTATTTAGATGTACAAGTAGTTGATAGAAAAAAGAATGGTATTAGACTTACAAAAGAAGGTCAAATGCTTTATTCTATTGCAATTAAAATTGAAAAGTGTGTTGCAAATGGGGAGAAAGAATTACTAAAAATTATGAACAAAGATGTAACATTTGTATTTGGTGCATCATTTATAATTGGTAACTATATTCTACCTAGATTTTTAAATAATCTAAAAGAAAATATTAATAATGAAGTATCAATAAATGTTTCAGTTTCTCATGAAGCAATTGAAGATTTATTAGATAAAAAAATAGATATGGCTTTAGTTGAAAACTATGTTTCAAATGATGATATTATTTATAGAGAATGGATGGAAGATGAAATTGTAATTTTCTCTAACCAACAATTACCAGCTCGAGCTAAAGCGGAAGATTTATTATCATATAAATGGGTTTGTAGAAATCCTGAATCAAATACAAGAGCTATTTTCAAAGAAAACCTTGATAAAGCTAACTTCCCTGATTGTGATACATTTGATGTTACAAGTGAAGTTACAAGTGCTACAACTATTGTTCAAACAGTTTTACACTCTGATAAATCACTTACTCCTACAGTTTCAATTGTTTCAAGAAATGCAATTGAATCACTGCTTAAATCAGGTGCATTATATGAATCAAGAATTAACAATCAAAAGATGGTTAGAAAACTATATATCGCTTACAGAAAAGATAGAAAGCATGATGCATTTATTGACAATGTAGTTGATTATCTTTTAAAAATCAAATAA
- a CDS encoding ATP-dependent helicase gives MSENLLSLLNDSQKSAAEHIDGSLLILAGAGSGKTKTITTRLAYLISIGIDPASILTLTFTNKAASEMRERAFSMIDQASINTPPLLCTFHKFGLLFLKFHMSELGRKGNFIIIDTDDKKRIIKSIDKEITTSLLVSEISKYKNTLMSPAEAIAGAELKLYQQIALVYQKYQEYLLKNNLVDFDDLLLLPYEILKKNEKLAQQVSQKYQYIMVDEYQDTNELQYRLLRLLCATHNNLCVVGDDDQSIYGWRGATIKNILNFSEHFEGTKVVKLEENYRSTDTILNHANQLIEHNRDRLGKKLVGTRAKGDSIKVYESHDENEETRKIIDDIKALLDSGISAKDVAILFRVNALSRSLEEGFNKAGLNYKLVGGMKFYERAEIKDLIAFFRILTNSNDNFSLKRVINKPKRGIGKTTIDKLEAKSIQTQKPIFDLIQEFSADELAAIVGKKNSRTLKVFEASIMDLKDILTESKMKFLDAFEDTFDYRASYDNVPDGFERQGNIDEFYGYIRDYFMQNPHLELKDFLNEIALESENGEYNNEAISMMSIHASKGLEFKNLFIIGLEEGFFPLTGDGADIEEERRLGYVAITRAMDNLTLSFVHSRFYKGKRAILQKSRFLSESGLIKGSLTIEKQSNFKKGDLVQHKIFGMGRVQKATKAGKDYKLTINFGGTKRDILSSFVEKS, from the coding sequence ATGTCTGAAAATTTATTATCATTATTAAATGATTCGCAAAAAAGTGCAGCTGAACATATCGATGGTTCACTACTTATACTTGCAGGTGCTGGCTCAGGAAAAACAAAAACTATCACGACACGATTAGCTTATTTAATTTCAATAGGAATTGATCCTGCTTCAATATTAACACTAACATTTACAAATAAAGCAGCTTCGGAAATGAGAGAACGTGCTTTTTCAATGATAGACCAAGCATCTATAAATACTCCCCCTTTATTATGTACTTTTCATAAATTTGGATTATTATTCTTAAAATTTCATATGAGTGAATTAGGAAGAAAAGGTAACTTTATTATAATTGATACTGATGACAAAAAAAGAATCATTAAATCAATAGATAAAGAGATTACAACTTCACTTTTAGTATCTGAAATTTCAAAATATAAAAATACATTAATGTCACCTGCTGAAGCAATTGCAGGAGCTGAACTTAAACTATATCAACAAATTGCACTTGTGTACCAAAAATACCAAGAATATTTATTAAAAAACAATCTGGTAGATTTTGATGATTTATTATTATTACCTTACGAAATTTTAAAGAAAAATGAAAAATTAGCACAACAAGTTAGCCAAAAATATCAATATATAATGGTAGATGAGTACCAAGATACAAATGAATTACAATACAGATTATTAAGACTTTTGTGTGCAACACATAATAATCTTTGTGTAGTTGGTGATGATGACCAAAGTATTTATGGTTGGAGAGGTGCAACAATTAAAAATATTCTTAATTTCTCAGAACATTTTGAAGGTACAAAAGTAGTAAAACTTGAAGAAAACTATAGATCAACGGATACTATTTTAAATCATGCAAATCAACTGATTGAGCACAATCGTGATAGACTTGGAAAAAAACTTGTTGGAACTCGTGCAAAAGGTGATTCAATTAAAGTATATGAATCACATGATGAAAATGAAGAAACAAGAAAAATAATAGATGATATAAAAGCCTTATTAGATAGTGGTATTAGTGCAAAAGATGTAGCAATACTATTTAGAGTAAATGCCTTATCAAGATCACTTGAGGAAGGTTTTAATAAAGCTGGATTAAACTATAAACTTGTTGGTGGTATGAAGTTCTACGAAAGAGCAGAAATTAAAGATTTAATTGCATTTTTTAGAATACTAACAAACTCAAATGATAACTTTTCATTAAAAAGAGTTATTAATAAACCAAAACGTGGTATTGGAAAAACAACAATTGATAAGCTTGAAGCAAAATCAATTCAAACACAAAAACCAATTTTTGATTTAATTCAAGAGTTTAGTGCAGATGAACTTGCAGCAATTGTAGGGAAGAAAAACTCTAGAACATTAAAAGTTTTTGAAGCTTCAATAATGGATTTAAAAGATATTTTAACAGAATCAAAAATGAAGTTTTTAGATGCTTTTGAAGATACTTTTGATTATAGAGCCTCTTATGATAATGTTCCTGATGGTTTTGAAAGACAAGGAAATATCGACGAGTTTTATGGATACATAAGAGACTACTTTATGCAAAATCCACATTTAGAATTAAAAGACTTTTTAAATGAAATTGCATTAGAGAGTGAAAATGGTGAATATAATAATGAAGCTATTTCTATGATGAGTATTCATGCTTCAAAAGGTTTAGAGTTTAAAAATCTTTTTATAATAGGACTTGAAGAAGGTTTCTTCCCATTAACTGGTGATGGAGCTGATATTGAAGAGGAAAGAAGATTAGGTTATGTAGCAATTACAAGAGCTATGGATAATTTAACACTTTCCTTTGTTCATTCAAGATTTTATAAAGGTAAAAGGGCAATTTTACAAAAGAGTAGATTTTTAAGTGAATCAGGATTAATCAAAGGTTCTTTAACAATT